The genome window tgtcgttattGTGTTTTGGCTCCGTTTTTGACCGAGTTACAGATCAGAAGTTTGATTTCCTATAGGTTTGTTcgaagtaactgtaaacacgaaatttGACTGGCCGAACGCACACGATTACATCCACAGAGCtcggttttcatacaaatattgatgaggttatgtctctatggatgaaatttgacagtaatttgacaattcgtatggccttggaacagacctgtTTTGTATGTGGAACCGACCCACAACTTAATCTGTTTCTATGTATCGATCTGAAGACCCTAACCTTGTCAATATTGTCATAAAATCTACCAGATCTTTTGTTGGGTTAGGTATCTACCCACACCTACATAGAATTATACACGGGACGTACCATGGTGGCGCTGATGCTAATAATTAGATGGGAGCCCAGACATGTTTCAAAATGACAGCGCCACCATACCATCTGttgagtgtaactctatgggtATCTCAATCATTTTCCAATATAGAAGAACACTTGCCTCGGATCGTCGTATATAGTTAAGTTGTCATAATTGTCGATAAAACAATTGGCAAGTAATATTTACATGTTGAATCAGTTCATAACACCAACAAAGGCAGCTGGCAATCTTTCAAGAGTTTAgggaatttttagccccgtacgaagtacaaaggggcttataggattacgatgccgtgtgtaattgatggaattcgaagcagacggtaagggcaaagtgtttgcctatgttcatagatgacgaatcctcaataaaaattttgtctgtccgtctgtccgtctgtccttctgtccgtctgtccgtcacgtcgatatcttgagtaaatcaaatccgatttcaaaattttttttcccctgaaagatagtcgaaatagtgaggcttagttcgaagatgggcatattcgggtcggcccttcgtgagttagggccacctaagtgatttaaggtcttttggtgatatttatggcaaaacaaacgatggaaatgtaaatggcatggcaaatgataggtattgtcaataccaatgtaggaaaaaaagttttttttaaatcgggtgagtggaccgtgagttagggccttagaattgaaatgatactagggccctatgtgtattttacatagaactcgagtaaatttcattcgtttttcgtaatttttgtttgatttggaaggtaatcgaaggccgaatagaatgtagttgaaaaaaattttaaatttgggtcctcggactgaggccgatactaggcccttcaaaaaaataaaatttttaggacgattttaaatttttgtttcatttgaaaggaccgtcgtacggggcttcgtaattgcgctatgcgcaatttgtaagatgcacacgttacataataattttactttaactacattaaccggcgcaataggcttacggtcgaagtagggtgacagacgcactagggtcacgtacgcaatagatatacgggtttgtacggggctcagtcgcagcaaacgctccgactgttctgatggctcgtttcaatagaaatttttagtACGCAGAAAATTCTCTTCTAAGTTGTTAGAGGTGCCACTAGAAAATTTGGGTGCCACtaccttcgtgatcaactcagaggtaTCTTAGACTTGATGGCACTTGTTTTGACTTTTCACATCAAcagtttcaaaaaaattatttgattgcGATGTGTTTTCACATTAGATTATATGCCTATTAAATTAATCAATTGATATTCAGTCACGCCCAGTCTCGTATCCAGgtataaaatagaaaactcgtctttatttcttatttttaccGCTCTCAAATCTCTTGCCAGGATATGAGCCGAGTGTAAAATTATAATAGTTTTTACAGCCGCTACAGCCAGCTGTTCCACTACGACAGCCGGCTCTCGACactctattttattttcttgtatgGCTTCTTTTGACATTCAAACACATAATAAAGTGGTTCGCCATTTTGCTTTGTCGTCATATGAGTGTATGAGGTGTATGAAtactacacaaaaaaaagagtttattGTGAAAACCTTGAAGAAATGTTAAACTTTCTATCGTAATCCAATTAACCAAGTGTatcgttaaaaataaagtGTTCGCATCAAACAATTCAACAGTATCCCCGATTTTCTACCatcaacaataataattttgttttgatttggtAAGTCCTCTATCCGTAAAATGCTGATAAAATCCTTTGTTTTAGTCTCAAGAAACTAGTtcattcaacacaaaaaaaaagtttttattgcgTTTCTCTCGTATATCCAATATAAACATTGAACGTGAAACGTTAATCTATTTGTAAGACGTAAGTGGTTCgactaaattttttaaattaatttcgtcgCAATAATCGGAAATTATTGCATCGAACGAAATATGATTCAGTGTGGAAAAATTATTGTATTTCCAGTCGATGTTGCATTTTATAAGGGCGTATTGAAATGTtgttgaattcaatttatttgtctCGACAATCTCGAGTAAATAATAACGGGGGTCAATGATAATACGATTTTGTGTGTGCCTTACATTAATCTGTGTATATTTTGGACACATGGAAAGAGCTACAATGTTATACATCACAGCTAAAACATTCAACGAGTCACAATGacaatttgtttgaattaaaatatttacaaaaaaaagttgaaaaaaaataaaatccaaatttttatctCCAATCGCATGGCTCTGCCATTTGTTCTGATTATGATGTAAAATTAGTCAACCAAAATCCGTTCGGCCAACTCATGCATTTTATGGGTGTCCAATAACAATTCGATATTATTTTGTATTGCAAATATTTCCAACTAATATACGTCGCCCGTGTCTCTTGTAACATCAAGTGACGTCATTTATCATATTTTTCAATGAGACGTTGTGtatcaataatttcattttagttaGTTAGTTGCCTCGGTTCgattgtttatttgaaatattttagagTCATCATCAGCACCGTTTCAGACATTTATAGTATCGCGTATATTATATCGCGTATCGCCGTTGATACAGTGGTGTGTTGTTTACCCATAACTTTTATTTAGCTAGTGTATGCATGGTTAACGTTTTTATtatcgttgttgttgttatcaTTCAACAAATCCATTTATCATTTAAAAACTAGAATGCTTTGATGATTGTGTTCACGACGTTTGATTGTGCCACTGACTGGCATTTACTTTATATGAAAGCTGATTCATTTGAATTCTACTGAAAAGCAATTCTAAAAATTAGTGTGACGATAATCACATTTTGCTTTGTgcaaaaaatctttcactttCTACTCGGATATCGTAATTGTGCAGGAATTTTCGGCTCAACAATATATTCTAGATTGCCAGTtggacaataaattttatcgaaagaCTCTGAATACAATCAAGTTTCGTTGGGTATGCATGATTCATGGTCAAAAATCGGACTTCCGGAACCTTGAGCATGTAATAGTTGTTTACGTAActctaagaatttttttttgcgttcgtACGAATTTCAGTCAATATTCTCTCCTATCGGCTCGGTTTAAAAACTTCAAATACTTCCAATATGTGAAATATGTCAATCGAAACAGAGGGATGGAAATTTCCGATTCTACCTCTTTATGCATACAATTTTCAGTGTAAACACGTAAATCGGAATTCCAACACATTCGAATGCATGCGTAAAATTGTATAGCCCATCAATACATAGAAAACAGCATCAAACCcagggccggactggctcCCAAAAGGCGCACTTGTGCGATGAGTCGAAAGGcgcaaaaaacgaaaacttattATTTAGAAAGAATATAAGCATATGCTCTCTTTCAGCTGTTACTTGCACAAATCCTATACATTATTTCGGATACAGTTTGTTATGCTACAGTTGGAATTGataaaagtactaaattgttaAGTATACTACGCGAGCAGAgcgagcgaatttttttttatgaaccgTTCGAAGCTGAAATTCTATTGAAAACTTGCTTAGGATTAAAGtaagaattattagaaaattaccaaatacattaaaagtgaaaaacgCTAATAAACCGATTTCCCTGATTTTTTAGTATTCTTGTGATGAATcgtcaaaaaaagaaattgccaagaaaaatccaCAAAGTGTAAAGAAACGTcagaaaaaggaagaaaagcTAAGAAATGGGAAAAAACGCCacgaatagaaaatttgtcgttctggcgtttcttcacaattTGGCGATTTTTTCTGGCGatgtaacaaataaaaaatggtcAATCGACAAGAGGAATCAccaaacgcaaaaaaaatcgtcgaggtgtgaaaaaacacaaaaatgatttgtttATATCTTCACGTTTCATCACACTTTAGCGAATTTTATCCATTTACGAAACGTAAGCGTTTAGTGTGATCCTAGCAATTttatccttctacgaaatgtaatataaagGCACATCGCGAGATCATAGTaattttaaccttttacaaaatgtaacataaacgCGCTTCGTAAGATCCTAGCCATTttatccttctacgaaataaCGTTTCTTATGTGAAGACGCTTCTTTAAACTTTAGAGATTTTTGGAGTTTTATCATCTTTTGTTGATTTGCTGAATCACCTGAAAAAACCCCAAAGTGCGAAGAGACACCAAGAAGAATCGAcgaagaaacgccaagaatGGAAAATTGGTCGTTCCTCACAttttttggcgtttcttcTCGCATTGCCGATTTTTCTTgtgatttaacaaaataacaaaaaacgaGGAAacaccaagaaaaatcgccaaagtgtgaagaaacgccgaagtctgaagaatcgccaagaaaatttttttgccgattttactttggcgattcttcttgactgttttttttttattttagtcgtATTTAGGCTAAATCATAATCATGTGAAAATCGACCAACCGAACTTTCTGTTTAAAAATCCCTAAGTTTCACCAACAAcagcaaaaacatttcttggTGTTTCTTTGTATGGAATAAAAATGGATTGTTCAATGAGTTTCATTTCCAATTAAGGTAaccaaaatcgaaattcaGACAGTCAGTCAAAGAATCTGACCCGTCAAGCAACTAAATAAAACTCATTTCTTTCGACAGAAATCGAAGGTGAAACTGTATTCCGTTGAAGGTTTAACGATTTCCTTCATTAGCGCCGCAGGCGAAAATTTTCGCGTTTTTCAACGACAAAATATAGAAATTACAATTAGCGCCTTTTACGTTTCATAATATCATCTAGACCCGCGATACAATAGTacatacattttatttctgaaaaggCGCAAAATCCAAAAGGCGCACTTGTGCTTTGCCTAGTTGCCatatatggccagtccgggcctgatCAAACCAAGTATCAAAACAGCATAAAACCACTATCAAACCAGCATCAAAGCGTGTTGATTATGGATTAATTGTAGGGTATTACATTGTATACAACCGTCACTTGTCATTTGTGTGTCCGTAAACAGACGTCGATTAGGATTGCCGTTcttaacaaaatatattttttctctcatttaTACATAATGTAACCTCCCCTTATTTACAGGACTCCCACTTGACTTctaggaaattaatttttttcgtacaaTTCGTAGGGAATAAGATACAGAATCTGGACATTAGAGACATAGGGTGTCGCGTTCGTTAATAAACCAATTTCAGTTCAAATTACCATGTAATGCATCCAAGGTCAATAGATAAAGCTTAGTGCAGCTGTAAAAGTGTAAATAATTAAGATAACGACGGCTTCGGCCCTATTCAGCTAACAATGTGGTTGCAATTCGGTAGAAGCTGTCATACGCAATTTCTCGTGATATTAGACATAGAGGAAATATACAGCGTTTCAACTCAACAGTACCTCGCTTTATACAGATACATAACGTAGTAGTAACCGTATTGTAAACTAGGTTGTAAATCGCTCAACACATTGAAAATATAGGGAGTTAAATTCAgacatttcttcttctttcaaatGATGTTTGAGAAACCTGTATAACAATGGAATCTCACATAAAACCACCCTACTCAAACTTCAAATGTCTTCGTTGATGATGAACAAAGAAGTTGATGAAAAACGAGCAAGCATTTTTACCAGCACCACTTTTCTATCACTTGGAcgtacaaaaaattgatttttttttactttcagttAACTTAATCGCGTTCCGATAACAATAATGGCCACTCGAAAAAAGACTCTTCTGAAGGTGATCATCCTCGGTGACAGTAGCGTTGGTAAAACTTCATTAATGAACCAGTATgtcaaaaaacatttctccAATCAATATAAGGCAACTATCGGTGCTGATTTCTTAACTAAAGAGGTTGTTGTTGACGATCGAGTTGTCACCATGCAGGTAACGCTTaacgaatttttgttgttcgtcGATTGTAGTGTTGATTTTTCTGCCAATTTTCTATTCAGATTTGGGATACCGCCGGCCAGGAACGGTTCCAATCGTTGGGTGTTGCATTTTACCGTGGTGCCGATTGTTGTGTATTAGTGTTCGATGTGACCGCTGGCAATTCGTTTAAGAATTTGGATTCATGGCGTGATGAGTTCTTAATTCAGGCGAGTCCTCGCGATCCGGAACACTTTCCGTTCGTTGTGTTGGGAAATAAAATCGATCAGGAGAATCGTCAAGTAAGTTATTTTTGCGCcaaaattacgattttttcgattaacaTGCTCTGACGTTGACATTTAAAGGTATCAACGAAACGTGCCCAGCAATGGTGTCAGTCGAAGAATGATATTCCGTATTTCGAGACGTCGGCCAAAGAAGGAGTTAATGTTGAATTAGCTTTTCAAACGATAGCCAGAAATGCGTTAGCCCAAGAGAGTGAGGTAAGTTTAACAGCCGAAAACCATTCTCATTTTGTTAATCGAAAAATGGTCAAAGTTCACCTGCGTTTTAACTGTTTGGCTGGTAAAATTATCTGTCATGAGTAAAGTGAGCTAGTTAAACGATGAAGAAAGGAATCTTTGCccatcgaaaaataaattcaaatccaGGAATTGAAAATTCGGCGGACAAACTGAAAGATCCAGTGAAGAAACCGTGGcagcaagaaaaaattagCTTCAATCAAGCGAAAATTAGCGCAAAGGATGATGATTTGCCACTTGTGAAACAGCCAAGCCATGAGGATGGCAGTAGCATTTCATATTTCCTTCAAGTGAATGAAGATTACGACCGGCTAATGAAGCGAATGGATTGTGTTCCCGATGAACTGGCCACTTTCATTGATAATGAGCTGAAACGTGCCGAAGATAAAAATGCTTTGATGCAGAGAGAATTGTtggaaaaaatagaaaatttaagaGACAGTGTCACTAAGGTAATAGAGCGTTGCATGGTGGGACACGTTTTGCGTACGTACACTTTGTACTGTTCCTTCAGACATAACGTTTGTCAGCCGTTTAAAGTCCATGTGACATAGATCCAATTGTAAATTTACTGATCGCTGTTTGTGTAGGTTGAAAAGTCCATGACCGATGAAACACAAACTCGAATCAATGGCTGCCTTAAGGACACCATTAGCACGATGATGAAGCAGCATGAGTCGCAAATACAATCAATTATCAAAAGCACTTTACCAAATCCATCGATACATTCTAACGAGTCATTCTTGAAAGTTCTGGACGAAGATCATGCACGTGAATCACACGTGAAAATCGATACGAACAGTGAATGCTTTAAACGGCAGGTTAGTAACCGTAACGTGCAGTTGGAACCACTAACTACTGCGGTGAGTGGTGATGATGCACAAGCTGTGACTCAGCTGTACGCGAACGAACAAAGTGAATTGAAATATGTGCTGATGAAAGATGAATTGGCTAAACGGCAGATCGTACTCGATGAAGTGTTGCTGATCAACGAAGCGCTACGAATTAAGATTAGAGAATATGAGCTGGACGGTTTGAAGCTTTCACTGGTGAAGTTACCTGTATCAGATTCGTCGGTTCAAACGGATAATTGGAAAGATTTAAGACATAATGAGTTGTGCAATGAATCTCGTAGTGAATCCGTCGATGAAATTCGAGAAAGCGTCAGTAGCATTAAATCAAGTCCGTCGAATTTTCAGTACGATTCTGTGAGTACGATGAAGgaaatgatttcaaaattgaaaatcgacgACCGAAAACGAAGAAGGAAAGTGGAGAAATTGGTTctgaagaatttttctttaaaattggAAGTTTGCGaattgaaaaaggaaattaagAAATACTCTAGCGTATGGGCTAATGACAGATACTTTAATAGCTTGTTTCTGGATACTACGAAGGTGACCGTATCGAAATAATGGTATAATCATTGTCGGGCTTTTGATTAAACTCTTCAGATTGGATATATTGTTGCCTTTtcgtttgtattttttttgttcagaaaTGAGACAAAAAGAGTTTATcgttaattttctaaaaaatttaaacttctCTATGGGTCTTGACCTAATAAATGTGGCAAGGGTAGTAAAGTGAAAATTATGCGACACTACAACCGTTCGTcgattttataagaaaaaaaattcaggttTTTACGTTATTTATACCTACTTGACTCGCCTAAGCAATGTCTCTAATTCTAACTATCTAGGAATCGTGTTTGGTTGGAAGTCTtttccaaacattttattcgaacATTTGTCAGGTTATATTTTGACCTACGAGATCATTCTCACCATTCTTCATTATTTATACCAATGTCTTCAAAACAAGGCAGGATTATATTATCTGTTAAATACTGTCTTCGAGTCAATGCTATCATAGACTCTACAAGCCACGCATTCGTAACATTTGcagatgaaatttgaatggacTACCTTTTTTGAGCATTGATTGCTGgtgaatgatgatgatgtttcCATTGATTAATTTCTCGGTTTGCTATGCAAGAACACCTGAGAGAtctttaataataatattaacCTCTAAGTCTTCGATGGTGATTTTCATTCGTTTATAGATGTTATATTCCTTCATAACGGTACACGAATTCTTCACAACATTGTACCGTTCACACTTTTCATTTGAACtcaagttcaatttttaaccttcatccacactgaccaactttcaaaaatgttttctattgttaatcaaatctgttacttcgtttaTTTAACGTGTCGCTTACCAACGTTTTTCTATAttcaaattcttttaaatgctacatgcgtcgaaaaccgtacttttcatgttttaagcactactttcgacgtcCTCaacatgtaatatatattacttcgtttgttggAACCCACATTTCTCGATATAAGAGAAATGGTCCTTGTTGATAATAGATGGATAGGTTAATTAGTGTGACTTTTAGTGTGAGTTGTTTCCTTCCTCAATAATTATGGATCCGACTTATTGGAATTAATCAGAGCCCAACATTGAATGGGAACCAGAGGAGTTCTTGAGATCATTTTCaactaagaagaaaaaacgtttttaactAATTGAACACAGAACATGATACTACGGCAAGAagcttgatttttttttgcgttgaaCGGTAAAACTGCGATTTGCCTTTGTTGACAGAAATCCCAAACCTTTGCTATGACTTGCTATGTCTTGGAATATTTATGTTCATATTTAACGAAAACACTTTCTTTTTCCTTTCCAGGTTGAACTTTATAACGAATTTCCCGATCAAATCAAACTTCAACCTAACAATAAACCTAGAAACTCTGATAATTGCCCATGTTAATGAAATATTAATCTAAACTAATTAAATAAAGTGAATTCTTTCTACTAAACAAGATTATGCCGAGCAaatgtttcaataattttaatttattggcGCGTTACTCGTTTGTTCTTAGAACagatgaaattttctttgttcttttttcgaaatgaaatcagaagaagaaaaaaagaatttgataAAAACTGAGAATAAACCGGAAATTAAACAAGCAGAGCCACCTTCGAATTCTATGTTGCAAATACACATTCAAAGAGAAAATATACAATCACCCTtaaaaattgatgatttttgtttaaatttaattcgtcACATTACACAGCAAAAGGTTCgatttaaaaatggaaaagtggatggaaattaaattacaattaaaGAAACTATCATAATACCTATGTttagtaaaagaaaaaaaaatggatttaaaacacaaaaaaaaacattgagaAGAATTATACAAATTAAGAACACACACTAATCaaatatgaaattattaaGAATTATTTACCTAATATTTAAgacttgaaaaattattatgattttaaattgagatacaaaaaaaatcttttgtgaaaaaaggaaaaataaaaaaatctatttttcatcGAATGCTGAGACCCTTTGGAATTCGATTTATTGAGCTATATATATTATAACGTAATTTTTCGGTCAAAATTGGTATGTGTAAAAGCTGCCTTACAATGACTTTATTTTAtacaacataaaaataaaaacaaaaaaaatatggaaaagagAATTGTCTTTGCAAACACACATTCTattaagttgaaaatattgttaaaacaaaaaaaatgaatttcttgtgTTGTTATATTGTATcgtgtaaaataaattaataaaaattcttattGATAGATAAAATGAGCGAATcatcttttcttttattgataCAGTCCCATTGTGACAAGGTTCACGGGTTAATTGGAGTGTCAATTTTAGTTCAGTTAAATTAGCGGTGTAAAACTTTTACGGTTAGAGTCAAAACTCTATACACATTCAAAGTCGACCCTCGAGTCAAGCCTGGatcaacgaaattaaattttaaagtattCCAACCACTATCATTTTCGGACATTTTTCTGAAAGACATCCCATATTAATGAGAATTTTCCAAGACAAATCCGGTCCGCGATTTACACATCATTTTCGTTAAGGTCGAGGACTCTTTTTTGGACTTTGAAAAACCAATCCAAGTTAAAATGCAGGGTCAATGATGTCAAAATCGACTACGtcattttttacaaataataattgcaaTTTAAATGTACAGGACATATCGGCATCGGAAAGACATCTAGATTTTAAAGAAGGTGGacgaatttctttttaaattgttaCCATATGTTTACGGTGCGCTTGAACGAAGGCTAATTAGAAATGTAATGtaactcaaattttattgtagatAAATGTTAGTCGATGTCCACTGATCATAAATCAGGACAAGTGGTCTGAAAGTGGACGGTAactttttgaaacatttttgaaaaccatACTTTAACGGGTAAAGGGTCTCTCCTGCACAACAGTGTCAGCATGCAGGTCGTACCATGCGGTTTAAATTAAAGgctgttcaattacctttcgaaCGATACCACACTTTCTATATTTGTGTTTATAAGCTAGGGttgccatttttgaaaattcgaaaagaggacattttgtacgaaaaaagaggacaaaaagaggacgccttttaattcgaaaaagaggacgaaaagAGGACAAATAAAGAGTCTTAGCTCTTTTATTATTCTATGTGGACCAATAGATATTCAAATaattagtgagaaaagttaaaattaaaatttcatttggtttGAGGCGAATCCGAGGTTTCAGTACCATTTGTAAACAtgaccttttttttctttttttataaaaaccttcatattcttccttattttccagaaaagtgattcttttactttttttgctAACTTTACTTGGAGTTCTTGAACTGTAAGCTACAAACATGCACTTATCTCAGAAGAAATTCATAAGTTTTTTTCGATACtccatttttgtttagaagtaaaaatctaaaaaataagaaacgtgtttcttaataatttacaaatctAGGCCTGTTCTAGGCACATTTTCTGAAATCTGACTGTTTCTGACcaatgtaggaaaattttctaaaacctTTCCGTTTCTCACGAATTTCCTATATTCTGCCTATTTCACACCAATTTAGTtgcatttttaaattgctGCTAGAATATGATtcgatttcaacttaatttcgtttttttaatactCCTGGTTTACTCCTTATTTTATGCatataaaaacattaaaattcccAATCATAATGCTAAAGCTTCCTTAATTCCTAAATATGGAGTCGAATTTTTGACTGCGAGGACTAGTCAACTATATCATTCGAATGCTGTAGAAACTATGTAGTTTTAGAAATAGCTGCGCagcgaaattttttccgtaaaatttgACCACCAAACTTAACAGATTTTCgctaaaatttaacaatattttataaaaaagaggacaaaagaGGACGTTGTgtgaaaaaagtgatgttcttagaatttttacaaaaaagaagaattagacgaaaaaagaggacatgtcctctaaaaagaggacgaatggcAACCCTATTATAAGCGTAATGttagaagaatattttcatatgagTATAGGTACTTTTAGCGCATTTATTCAATGTTGAGAGCTAAGATGGATATAAGTCGTCACTCTCTGATGTTAATTTCGTATTCTAGGAACTGTTCTTGACTAAAAATAGCCAAATATCTCGAacattttttagtttgtttgattaattcaatgtttttcaataaattgcttACCACCGCGAACACTTTTGAGCATCTAGGCAACCACATGGTGCTTAGAAGGGTATTACTTTATATCAGGTGAATTGTCATGGATCTCAGCTTTACGACGATACCAGATTTGCTATGAGTAGTGTGCCACAGCTTTCAGACCACTTGCCCTGATTTATGATCAGTGGACATCGACTAACATTTatctacaataaaatttgagttacattacatttttaattagccATTGTTCAAGCACGCCGTGTGTTTGACTAAGAGATCAACACCTCGAAAGATTTTTGACAATGGGCGAGCTCTATCGGCAAACCCACGAAGTcgtaacaaacaaaatgttatatATTCACTAAAACTTCACTCCACACGCCCTTTTGGGCAATACTGTTCTTCCCTCAACGgcacaaaaacacaaatttgagCTCGCTCCAGTCTACAGACTCACTCAAACGAACACTCTTGCCTTCCTCACGGGAACTCAAAGCATTTACAAGGGTGTAATGTCCTTCCCGGTTAAAGGCTAACCTTATGGCAAgttgtaaatgatttttttttaatttgaaatcgatttttgacacTATAGgtgataataattttttgtggactGCACCAGTCTCGATCCTTTATTACATGGAACACTCCGATACCTATACCTTGTTTAgaactttttgttttgccaAATGTAACCAcataaagcaaaatgaaaagtttttaacaattacgtaaggtattttatATGTCTATGTGTGGCaagactaacattatgcatcagctcggagAGGAAGTTTGGAgagttcaatttcaatttcaattttcatttatttccaaaaaaaacttcttaaaTTAAACACAcagcgtagctccagtatgcgttacaattctaaggagctacaacAGTTTGGAGAGTT of Bradysia coprophila strain Holo2 chromosome X unlocalized genomic scaffold, BU_Bcop_v1 contig_26, whole genome shotgun sequence contains these proteins:
- the LOC119069168 gene encoding ras-related protein rab7, which encodes MATRKKTLLKVIILGDSSVGKTSLMNQYVKKHFSNQYKATIGADFLTKEVVVDDRVVTMQIWDTAGQERFQSLGVAFYRGADCCVLVFDVTAGNSFKNLDSWRDEFLIQASPRDPEHFPFVVLGNKIDQENRQVSTKRAQQWCQSKNDIPYFETSAKEGVNVELAFQTIARNALAQESEVELYNEFPDQIKLQPNNKPRNSDNCPC
- the LOC119069167 gene encoding uncharacterized protein LOC119069167; its protein translation is MKKGIFAHRKINSNPGIENSADKLKDPVKKPWQQEKISFNQAKISAKDDDLPLVKQPSHEDGSSISYFLQVNEDYDRLMKRMDCVPDELATFIDNELKRAEDKNALMQRELLEKIENLRDSVTKVEKSMTDETQTRINGCLKDTISTMMKQHESQIQSIIKSTLPNPSIHSNESFLKVLDEDHARESHVKIDTNSECFKRQVSNRNVQLEPLTTAVSGDDAQAVTQLYANEQSELKYVLMKDELAKRQIVLDEVLLINEALRIKIREYELDGLKLSLVKLPVSDSSVQTDNWKDLRHNELCNESRSESVDEIRESVSSIKSSPSNFQYDSVSTMKEMISKLKIDDRKRRRKVEKLVLKNFSLKLEVCELKKEIKKYSSVWANDRYFNSLFLDTTKVTVSK